In the Portunus trituberculatus isolate SZX2019 chromosome 21, ASM1759143v1, whole genome shotgun sequence genome, one interval contains:
- the LOC123506906 gene encoding mitochondrial basic amino acids transporter-like: MALEFIAGCLGGCAGVAVGHPFDTVKVRLQTQDFKNPKYRGTWHCITDTIKQESLRGLYKGMSSPMAGVAFVNAIVFGVHGNMVKHIQNPDSLRSQMFCGAVAGFSQSIVTSPMELVKTRVQLQTEACVTTKSLSCAATSSSTVTNCSSYTSPVDCIRKIVTTEGWRGLFRGQLITVFRDVPGFSSYFLSYEYMSRSWASADGSVSPAVVLAAGGFAGAFSWLITYPIDMVKSRLQADGVGGVSKYRGIAHCLKTSVATEGAGVLFRGLNSSLIRAFPTNAATFAVVTWTIKTFQEQPEQDDTHQSWRDILANGDALVQAAAIPTPLQLSFTPESSWRSAVSFLPQVMAASAATEEEQEEEHQETRCRCWQRQGTAVLGRLPNLFGTVCKGPEAFTCWRARQEDVFAAARLHHNLSIVL; encoded by the exons GGTGTGCTGGAGTGGCTGTGGGGCATCCTTTCGACACAGTAAAG GTCCGCCTTCAGACCCAAGACTTCAAAAACCCCAAATACCGAGGCACATGGCACTGCATCACGGACACCATCAAACAAGAGTCG CTTCGCGGACTGTACAAGGGCATGTCCTCCCCTATGGCAGGAGTGGCCTTCGTCAACGCCATAGTCTTCGGCGTCCACGGCAACATGGTCAAACACATCCAGAATCCAGACTCCCTCAG GTCACAAATGTTCTGCGGCGCAGTGGCGGGTTTCTCACAGTCCATCGTCACCTCGCCCATGGAGCTCGTCAAAACCAGAGTCCAACTACAGACGGAAGCGTGCGTCACCACCAAGTCCCTCTCCTGCgccgctacctcctcctccaccgtcacAAACTGCAGCAGCTACACGAGCCCCGTGGACTGCATCAGGAAGATCGTCACCACAGAGGGATGGCGGGGGTTGTTTAGAGGACAGCTCATCACCGTATTCAGAGAT GTGCCCGGGTTCTCATCGTACTTCCTGAGCTACGAGTACATGAGTCGCTCCTGGGCCTCGGCTGACGGCTCCGTGTCCCCTGCAGTCGTGCTGGCTGCTGGAGGGTTTGCCGGAGCCTTCTCGTGGCTCATCACTTATCCCATCGACATGGTCAAGTCCAGGTTACAG GCTGACGGCGTTGGCGGCGTCAGCAAGTACCGCGGCATCGCCCACTGCCTCAAGACCAGCGTGGCCACAGAGGGCGCTGGGGTACTGTTCCGGGGGCTCAATTCGTCCCTGATCCGCGCCTTCCCCACCAACGCCGCAACTTTCGCCGTGGTCACTTGGACCATCAAGACATTCCAGGAGCAGCCCGAGCAGGACGATACGCACCAATCGTGGCGAGACATCCTGGCCAACGGCGATGCTCTGGTACAGGCGGCAGCCATCCCTACGCCCCTACAGCTCAGCTTCACGCCAGAGAGCAGTTGGAGATCGGCCGTCTCCTTCCTCCCGCAGGTCATGGCTGCCTCAGCGGCgacagaggaagagcaggaggaggagcaccagGAGACCAGGTGCCGGTGTTGGCAGCGGCAAGGCACCGCGGTGCTCGGCAGGCTGCCCAACCTGTTCGGTACGGTGTGCAAGGGCCCCGAGGCCTTCACCTGCTGGAGGGCGCGGCAAGAGGACGTGTTCGCGGCGGCGCGGCTGCACCACAACCTCAGCATTGTGCTATAA